Part of the Penaeus vannamei isolate JL-2024 chromosome 9, ASM4276789v1, whole genome shotgun sequence genome is shown below.
TAATGAGATAAATGTGGTTCCTTTGACAGATATAAGTTTTGGTATTTTCTCCCCTGCTTAAAGGAATACTTAAATTAAATTAACTAAATAATTCAGGACGCAAGGAAGATGtattaataaaagaagaaatcgTGATAAAAGAGGCAGGAAGTTGCTTCACAAACAAATAAAGCGAAATGTatttgatgaatatgatgaaactAAATTGACTATTCATATATGGCATCATACAtagacgcataaacacacacacagacacacacacatatgcacgaacacaccacacacacacacacacacacatatgcacgaacacaccacacacacacacacacacacacacacacacacacacacacacacacacacacacacacacacacacatagatagatagatatacatatataaatatacttatatacaatgcatatatctaaaaatatatacatacatatatacatatatatatatacatacctatatatatctatatctatatctatatctatatctatctatctatctatctatctatctatctatctatctatctatctatctatctatatatatatatatatatatatatgcaatgaaaaacacaatactgtgttgataacccgaagatggaatcgaggacgattccgaaactgtctcactttcctcaataaataaataaataaataaatatgaatatatatatctatatctatctatatctatatatatatctatatctatctatctatctatctatctatctatctatctatatatatatagttacatatacattacatatattacatatatatatctatatatatagatagacagatacacatgtatatgtagaacTACATAGCTTCACATGAATACAAAGCATACATATATTACCAGACGAATGTGACCTCGTACTTTTTACACGCAGTTagcaaaacagtgaaaatcgcctgCACACCCcgtgaaaagatacatgatataataCGTGACAAGAAGCAGctgaaaaacaaccccaacagtgcagcaTATCGCATACCCAGCAGCAGTTGCGATGAGGcatactttggtgaaacgggacgtggcttcaacaccagaatCAACGAATATCGAGCTGACGTTtctcaccacaggacttccagtgCCATGGTGGTTCATCTAGATGAAGCTGGGCAAGTCTCTTATGTATGAATTTCTGACGatgatgtaatcgaaaccggtcaaatacatttcttgtattgtgaagatattcattctcattcataccttttctacaatgtatataaacatctatatctatacatacatacatatacacaaatatatatatatatatatatatatatatatatatatatatatatatatatatatatatatatatatatatatatatatatatatatatatatatatatatatatatatatatatatatatatatatatatatatatatatatatatatatatatatatatatatatatatatagatataaatatatatatatatatatatatatatatatatatatatatatatatatatatatatatatatatatatatatatatatatatatatatatatatatatatatatatatatatatatatgtatttatatctatctatctatctatatacacacacacacacacacacacacacacacacacacacacacacacacacacacacacacatatatatatatatatatatatatatatatatatatatatatatatatatatatatatatatatatatatatatatatatacacacacacacacacacacacacacacacacacacacacagacacacacacacacatacacatacacatacacacacacacacacacacacacacacacacacacacacacacacacacacacagatatatatatatatatatatatatatatatatatatatatatatatatatatatatatatatatatatatatatatatatatatatatatatatgaataaacatctatatgcatacatacatacatacatacatacatacatacatacatatatatatgtatatatatatatatatatatatatatatatatatatatatatatatatatatatatatatatatatattcatacacatatatacacatatatatgtatataaacatgttcgtacgtatccatacatatatacatatatatatgtgtgtgtgtgtgtgtgtgggtgtgtgtgtgtgtgtgtgtgttctttgtagTTGATAGAACCTTTTCACAAAGTTCCTTGGAAGCGACCGCGAAAGGTGAACAATAGCCTTGAAACCTCAAAGGAATTGACGATATGAGTACCGTGCTCTTTTTCCaaaattcattatctttatttttatttctcttcccaaTTATttacgtctctttctccttcttattctctctgtctcttctcctctttttccccttcttctttctctctcctctactttcctttatcctatttctcttgcttttggttttcattttatcatctctctctctctctctctctctctctctctctctctctctctttctctctctctctctctctctctctctcttacttttttcaatCACAGTTTTTCATTTTATAAACAGTAATGAAACGATTAACTGTTTCTTATTTTGCTGCAAAGTGAAgccttcattatctttatgaaaTGGTTACTTAAAAATAGAGTATTCTCCTTGAACTCTGCTTCAGGACTTCTAACCATTATGATCTTTCTTTTAATAAAACCTGGAGTTGTAACAATTGCAGTGAAAAAATACGACTTTTGACGAATTGtaaaggtcacacacacacaaacacacacacacacacacacacacacacacacacacacacacacacacacacacacacacacacacacatatatatatatatatatatatatatatatatatatatatatatatatatatatatatatatatatatatataatgcattgaGAAATGCGTAAGTCCTGCAGTTGAATATCATATGaactaattataataaataatgtatgtatgtacacacacgtattactcaaaaaagaagagaagaagaaaagagagagagagagagagagagagagagagagagagagagagagagagagggagagaaaagagagagagagagagagagagagagagagagagagagagagagcgagagagcgagaaaatctTTTGACAGCTTTTCAAAAGGACTGTACACGTGGCCATTTCTGTCTACTCGTGTCGACAGTGGAAGAAGATTGGTTACAATGACATGACGCTAACATATTTATCGAGTTCCGAAAATGGACGAGGAAACAAAAGCACACTTCCAGGAAATCCATTCATCGCGTAAACTTTGTTGTAAGTTAAAGAAAACATTTGATTTCCTCCCCAGCGAGATCGAACATCGCAAAGCGGGTTAAAATATTTCGACTGTTGGCGAAGTTCCCTCGAAAATTCCTTCATAGTTTCTGCATTTCAGGTTTGCAAATGACATCAATAAGCTTTTACGTAGCTGTTTGAGATTAGTTTGATTATTTCAGGAAAATAAATCAGCATTTCGCGtcttagaaaaagaaatatttgttaAGAAAATGATTTTGTGTTTGTAAATAGCCTTTTAACAGTGAAGTAAAGGGTGTCACTAAATTACTGATCATGGTTTTTAGTGCCAAAGTAACTTACACGCCCTATTTTTAGTTAACTTAATAttaaacacgcatacacgcatacgaacataaacacacacatacacaaacacacacatacacgaacacaaacaaacacatacacgaacacaaacatacacgaacataaacacatacatacacgaacacaaacacacacatacacgaacacgaacacaaacacacacatacacgaacacaagcaaacacatacacgaacacaaacacaaacatacacgaatataaaacacaagcacacacatgcacgaacacaaacacaaacacacacgcgaacagaaactctctcacacacacatacatacatatacgtgtatataagtaACTGAAAACGTATAATACCCTCACTTTGTATTTTGCTTCCTCCCTTGTTATGGTAACAGTAGAGACGAAGAGAATAAGCAAAGCTCCCCTATTGTCGGACGAAATCTGAATACGGGTCATTATTGCTTCACCCATTGCTTGACTTCGCAATCAGTCGTCCAGCACAGTGGGAAGCGGAAGGCCTGTCAAAGCCCGGGGCCGAGCCTCTGGATGAATGAAACATTAAAAGTCACGTGTAATTTTGTCAAGGTTAGAGTTAATTTGTCTTCGGGGGGGCTATGGAAGTGGGCGCTGGGCGGAGCTTCCGTGGCAGCGGCGTATAAAAGCGATGGAATGCGTTCAGAAGTTACGGAAGAGCTGAAGTATTCCAAAGCCATGAAGATCTGGGTAagcagaattcctttcattttactGAATCCCGGAAAGGAAGAGTTATCAATATGTcggtatattgataataaaaagtcTCTCACTGCCTGTCCAAAAtgcattttacatttatttatttcaaatttCAAGTCACTGACAGGTACTGTAAGATTTCTCATGAAATTTAACTGATTGATTGACTAATAAGATTTCTCATCAAATTGACTGATTAATGGGTTACCTTCGGCCAGATCGTACTACTGTTGGTTGCCGTTGTGGCAGCAGAGCAGAAACGAGAAGCGGAACCTTCAGGTTACGGATACCGGACACCCCTGTACAGACCCTCCTTCCACCCAAGCGTCTACAGCCCGTACGGTGTCGGTCTCCACCAGCCCTACCGTGCCTTAGGTGTAGCAAGGCACCCTTATGGAGGTACTTCTTACGTTGGCCCCACCGTCCACCGGGGGAAGCGCGAAGCTGACCCGGGCTACGTTCTGGCCACTCCCTACCTTCGCACGCCAGCTCGTGTGTCAGGCTATGAGACCCACGTCCAGCATCCGGGCTTCGGGTTCTCTTACCAACGTCAACACCAGGTACACTACCcaggctactactactactaaggctATCCGTACGCCTTTGATTATTACTGAAAAATCGGACACACGAATCGAAATGAATTATTAGTTTAGGATTTTCAATATCAAATAAATGCCAGAAATAATACGTTTGTTTTCTTATGGCTGAGCCATTGAATTAGATACCTATGTTTCATTGATATCAAATAAAATACAGTAATGTATAAGTTCTTCCTCCCATGTGTGTACACTTGTatgcttctctcactctctctctctctctctctctctctctctctctctctctctctctttcactctcactctctctctctctctctcttgctctctctctctctctcccaccctctctatattacataattatatatacatgtatatatatacatatacatacatatgcatatatatatatacatatatatatatatatatatatatattatatatatatatatatatttgtacatatatgtatatttattatatatgtatatatatacatatatatatatatatatatatatatatatatatatatatatatatatatatatatatatatatatatatatatatatatatatatatatatatatatatatatatatatatatatatatatatatatatatatatatatatatatgtatatatatatatatatatatatatatatatatatatatatatatatatatatatatatatgtttatatatgtatatttatgtatatatatatatatatatatatatatatatatatatatatatatatatatatatatatatatatatgtatatatacacacacaaacacacacacacacacacacaaacacacacacacacacatgcacacaggcatatatatgtatgtatatatatgtatatatatgcatatatatatatatttatatatatatgtatatatatatttatatatatatgtatatatatatatatatatatatatatatatatacatatatatatatatatatatatatatatatatatatatatatatatatatatatatatatatatatatatatatagacatatatatatatatatatatatatatatatatatatatatatatatatatatatatatatatatatatatatacatatatatatatatatatatatatatatatatatatatatatatatatatatatatatatatatatatatatatatatatatgtatatatatatatttataaatgtttatacatgcatatatatatatatatatatatatatatatatatatatatatatatatatatatatatatatatatatatatatatatacacacacacacacacacacacacacacacacacacacacacacacacacacacacacacacacaaacgcacacacacacacacacacatgtatatttatatatatttatatatatatatatatatatatatatatatatatatatatacatatatatatatatatatatatatatatatatatatatatatatatatatatatatatatatatatatacatatgtatatatatacatatatatatatatatatatatatatatatatatatatatatatatatatatatatatatatatatatatgtgtgtgtgtgtgtgtatgtgtgtgtgtgtgtttgcgtgcttgtgtgtgtgtacacacacaaacacacacacacacacacacgcaaacacacacacacacatgtatatatatatatatatatatatatatatatatatatatatatatatatatatatatatataaagcaatgaAGTCGTATAGCTAAAGATCGAATTGAATGGAAAAAGTTGGGAGAGTCCAACAATGGATACCAAtcggctgatgatgatgacatatatatatatatatatatatatatatatatatatatatatatatatatatatatatatatatatgtatatatatatatacatatatatatatatatatatatatatatatatatatatatatatatatatatatatatatatatatattatacacgtatatacatatatatatataaatatatatatatatatatatatttatatatatatattcatatatatacatatatatatatatatatatatatatatatatatatatatatatatatatatatatatatatatatatatatatatatataagtatatatatatatatatatatatatatatatatatatatatatatatatatatatatatatatatgcatgatctacacatatttacatacctttatatgtatacatatgtctgtgtatatatataagtatatatatatatatatatatatatatatatatatatatatatatatatatatatatatatatatatatatatatatatatatgcatgatctacacatatttacatacctttatatgtatacatatgtctgtgtatatatataagtatatatataagtatgtatatatatacatacatatacatacacacacaaatagctatatctttctctttatatatgcatatgcacaaacatatgtatcatatatgtttttgcatacacacacaaatacaatatatatatatatatatatatatatatatatatatatatatatatatatatatatatatatatatatatatatatatatatatatatatatatatatatatatatatatatatatacatatatatatatatatatatatatatatatatatatatatatatatatatatatatatatatatatatatatatatatatatatatatatatatatatatatatatatatatatatatatatatatatatatatatatatatttatagatacatacatacatacatatatatatatatatatatatatatatatatatatatatatatatatatatatatatatatatatatatatattacattatatatatatatatatatacatatatgtatatatataaatacatatatacatatatatacatacatacatacatatatatatatatatgtatacataaatacatatatatatatatatatatatatatatatatatatatatatatatatatgtggatatgtgtatagaaatatatatatatatatatatatatatatatatatatatatatatatatatatatatatatgtatatatatttatatatatatatatacattatatatatatatatatatatatatatatatatatatatatatatatatatatatatatatatatatagatatatatacatatacatacaaacatacctaaatatatatatatatatatatatagatatatatatatatatatatatgtatctatatatatatataaatatgtatatacttatatatatgtatgtgtgtgtgagtgcgtgtgtagacacacacatgtatatgtatattaacaaacacacacagacaaacctataaccccgccccccacacacacacatataaacacacacacgcatgatgtTGGGTAATGCCGTGAAACAGCATGCTTCATTCCCTCCTAGTACCTCCCTATATTTTCatcatccccctttcccatcctcattccttccttcccttccttttccttccctccgtctctcttttcctgtctcctttcacctctccttccttgcctcccttcatCTATTCTTACTTCCTTCATGCacggatatgcattcattcatacatacatacatacatacatatatatatatatatatatatatatatatatatatatatatatatatatatatatatatatatatacaaacacacatatacttcagtacatatatatatgaatgtatatatatatatatatatatatatatatatatatatatatatatatatatatatatatatatatatat
Proteins encoded:
- the LOC113808393 gene encoding uncharacterized protein — encoded protein: MNETLKVTCNFVKVRVNLSSGGLWKWALGGASVAAAYKSDGMRSEVTEELKYSKAMKIWIVLLLVAVVAAEQKREAEPSGYGYRTPLYRPSFHPSVYSPYGVGLHQPYRALGVARHPYGGTSYVGPTVHRGKREADPGYVLATPYLRTPARVSGYETHVQHPGFGFSYQRQHQVHYPGYYYY